Proteins encoded by one window of Roseibium sp. Sym1:
- a CDS encoding flagellar hook-basal body complex protein FliE → MSTTSIANNAYQMAAKLQQQARAMEDSAPKAETVDFGQMVQEAVGTVVDKGRVADDKAVALVEGKADVVDVVTAVAETEIALETMVAVRDRVISAYEEIMRMPI, encoded by the coding sequence ATGTCCACCACATCGATCGCCAACAACGCCTACCAGATGGCCGCGAAGCTGCAACAGCAGGCCCGCGCAATGGAGGACAGCGCTCCGAAGGCGGAAACGGTCGATTTCGGCCAGATGGTGCAGGAGGCTGTCGGCACGGTCGTCGACAAGGGGCGCGTCGCTGACGACAAGGCGGTGGCGCTGGTGGAAGGCAAGGCCGATGTCGTTGACGTGGTGACCGCGGTCGCCGAGACCGAGATCGCCCTGGAAACCATGGTTGCGGTACGCGACCGGGTCATTTCCGCCTATGAGGAAATCATGCGGATGCCGATCTGA
- the fliP gene encoding flagellar type III secretion system pore protein FliP (The bacterial flagellar biogenesis protein FliP forms a type III secretion system (T3SS)-type pore required for flagellar assembly.), translating to MSRVERLSRSGWIMGLAALATALLAVLAGPAAAQEISVGFGDDASLTERAVQLVILLTVLSLAPSILIMVTSFTRIVVVLSLLRSAIGLQTAPPNMVMVSLALFLSAFIMMPTLQLAYNEGVQPLVDGDIEIEQAYERVSDPFRSFMLSQVREKDLALFQELSGQDAPEGPEDLSMATLVPAFMISELRRAFEIGFLLYLPFLIIDLVIASVLMSMGMMMLPPVVISLPFKLIFFVLVDGWNLVAGSLVKSFGGG from the coding sequence ATGTCCCGCGTCGAACGACTTTCGCGTTCCGGCTGGATCATGGGGCTCGCCGCCTTGGCGACAGCGCTTCTTGCCGTTCTGGCCGGACCGGCCGCGGCGCAGGAGATTTCGGTCGGCTTTGGTGATGATGCCAGCCTGACGGAACGCGCCGTTCAGCTTGTCATCCTGCTGACGGTCCTTTCCCTGGCACCGTCGATCCTGATCATGGTGACAAGTTTCACGCGAATTGTGGTCGTCCTGTCGCTGCTGCGATCCGCGATCGGCCTTCAGACCGCCCCACCCAACATGGTCATGGTCAGCCTGGCACTGTTTCTGTCCGCCTTCATCATGATGCCGACGCTCCAGCTGGCCTATAACGAGGGCGTGCAGCCTCTCGTCGACGGCGATATAGAGATCGAACAGGCCTATGAGCGCGTATCCGATCCGTTCCGGAGCTTCATGCTGTCCCAGGTGCGAGAGAAGGATCTGGCCCTGTTTCAGGAACTGTCGGGGCAGGACGCCCCCGAAGGCCCGGAAGACCTTTCCATGGCAACCCTTGTGCCGGCGTTCATGATCTCCGAGCTGCGGCGCGCCTTTGAAATCGGCTTTCTGCTCTATCTTCCCTTTCTGATCATCGATCTGGTGATCGCTTCGGTGCTCATGTCCATGGGCATGATGATGCTGCCACCGGTCGTGATTTCCCTGCCCTTCAAGCTGATCTTTTTCGTTCTCGTCGATGGCTGGAACCTGGTGGCCGGCTCGCTTGTCAAGAGTTTCGGCGGCGGCTGA
- the fliM gene encoding flagellar motor switch protein FliM, with protein sequence MADAWGAALAEQGAGGDEDEDLAAAWGAALEEQGAGSSDDMAAQWAAMIDDSEPDLENATRGADRVLNQEEIDNLLGFNIEDTIAGDQSGIRALINSAMVSYERLPMLEIVFDRLVRLTTTSLRNFTSDNVEVSLDSISSVRFGDYLNSIPLPAILGVFKAEEWDGFGLITVESSLIYSIIDVLLGGGRGTSAVRVEGRPYTTIETGLVQQMVALILQDAEHAFAPLSPVHFNLERLETNPRFAAISRPANAAILVELRIDMEDRGGSVEIMMPYATLEPIRDLLLQMFMGEKFGRDPIWEGHLATEIHAAEVDIDAVLYETYLPLGRVLSLDVGQTLVFDKEPTDPVMIKCGNVPLTEGTLGKVEDSIAIRVAKNLRKPKMTLAAFERAMQSEMGEQ encoded by the coding sequence ATGGCCGACGCCTGGGGCGCGGCTCTCGCGGAGCAGGGCGCCGGAGGCGACGAGGACGAAGATCTCGCCGCGGCCTGGGGTGCTGCCCTGGAAGAGCAGGGTGCGGGAAGTTCCGACGACATGGCGGCCCAATGGGCGGCGATGATCGACGACAGCGAGCCGGACCTGGAAAACGCCACCCGCGGCGCCGACCGCGTTCTCAACCAGGAAGAAATCGACAACCTCCTGGGCTTCAATATCGAAGACACGATCGCGGGTGACCAGAGTGGTATCCGGGCGCTGATCAACTCGGCAATGGTCTCCTACGAGCGCCTGCCGATGCTGGAAATCGTCTTCGACCGCCTGGTGCGACTGACGACGACGTCCCTGCGCAACTTCACCTCCGACAACGTCGAAGTGTCACTGGATTCCATCAGCTCCGTCCGTTTCGGCGATTACCTGAACTCCATCCCGCTGCCGGCCATTCTCGGAGTGTTCAAGGCCGAGGAATGGGACGGATTCGGCCTGATTACCGTTGAATCCAGCCTGATCTATTCCATCATCGACGTTCTGCTCGGCGGCGGTCGCGGCACATCAGCCGTGCGGGTCGAAGGGCGTCCCTACACGACCATTGAAACCGGTCTCGTGCAGCAGATGGTGGCGCTGATCCTGCAGGATGCCGAGCACGCCTTCGCGCCGCTGTCGCCGGTGCATTTCAATCTGGAGCGTCTCGAGACGAACCCGCGTTTCGCGGCGATCTCGCGCCCGGCCAATGCGGCCATTCTCGTCGAGCTTCGCATCGACATGGAGGATCGGGGCGGGTCGGTCGAGATCATGATGCCCTATGCCACGCTGGAGCCGATCCGTGATCTGCTCCTGCAGATGTTCATGGGCGAAAAGTTCGGCCGTGATCCGATCTGGGAAGGGCACCTGGCAACCGAGATCCATGCGGCAGAGGTCGATATCGACGCCGTTCTTTACGAAACATACCTGCCGCTCGGCCGGGTGCTCAGTCTGGATGTCGGCCAGACGCTTGTGTTCGACAAGGAGCCGACCGATCCGGTGATGATCAAATGCGGCAATGTTCCGCTGACCGAGGGCACCCTCGGAAAGGTGGAGGATTCCATTGCCATCCGGGTCGCAAAGAACTTGCGCAAGCCCAAAATGACGCTGGCTGCGTTCGAGCGAGCCATGCAGAGCGAAATGGGGGAACAATGA
- a CDS encoding MotE family protein, translating into MNVRLLPLLGISASALLALKLLGLTLGPDNAEFPINGAIAQETPAGADEQTMDMPEMADGDGGPPPPPPPGDDVPDQPVLPDSLEIGGSAAERAVLESLGKRRESLQQQEGQLDLREKLLQATEERIKKQVEELKKLEERIEAAVEEKKQQEENEIAGLVTMYENMKPKDAARIFDRLSLPILLKVVRQMKPRKMADVLAKMSPEAAERLTVAIASNSTAPAQPARPVQAQAPAQDTLPKIPSN; encoded by the coding sequence ATGAATGTGAGATTGCTGCCACTGCTTGGAATTTCGGCGAGCGCCTTGCTTGCGCTGAAGCTGCTTGGCCTGACTCTCGGGCCGGACAACGCCGAATTTCCGATCAATGGGGCAATTGCGCAGGAAACACCCGCGGGCGCTGACGAGCAGACGATGGACATGCCGGAAATGGCGGATGGAGACGGCGGACCGCCGCCGCCGCCACCGCCCGGCGATGATGTTCCGGATCAGCCTGTTCTGCCGGACAGCCTGGAGATCGGCGGATCCGCCGCCGAGCGGGCGGTTCTGGAGAGCCTGGGCAAGCGCCGCGAGTCCCTGCAGCAGCAGGAAGGCCAGCTGGATCTGCGCGAGAAGCTTCTGCAGGCCACGGAAGAGCGCATCAAGAAACAGGTCGAAGAGCTGAAGAAGCTGGAAGAGCGGATCGAGGCGGCCGTCGAGGAGAAGAAGCAGCAGGAAGAAAACGAGATCGCCGGTCTCGTGACCATGTACGAGAACATGAAGCCGAAGGACGCGGCGCGGATCTTCGACAGGCTGAGCCTGCCGATCCTGCTGAAGGTCGTTCGTCAGATGAAGCCGAGGAAGATGGCGGATGTTCTGGCCAAGATGTCCCCGGAGGCAGCGGAAAGACTGACTGTCGCGATCGCCAGCAACTCCACCGCGCCCGCCCAGCCGGCGCGGCCGGTACAGGCACAGGCGCCGGCGCAGGACACGCTGCCGAAAATTCCTTCAAACTGA
- the fliR gene encoding flagellar biosynthetic protein FliR, whose amino-acid sequence MTIQLDYLPDVAAAFMLMFARLGTMIMLLPALGESTIPTRFRLTIALALTLVLYPVAAPQYPDGLTENAPRLAMLLFGELAIGFGIGLCGKMITAVLQIAGVVMANQSGLAFALGTDIANEGQQGALYGNFLSILGITLVFVTDTHYLVIAALHDSFTIFPPGMAPSVGDFSQNAAETVAHVFSIAVRMSAPFLVVGLVFYFGLGLLNKLMPQMQIFFIAMPVNIAIGFFLLMALVATLMMFYLEHFQESLGKFIVG is encoded by the coding sequence ATGACGATCCAGCTTGATTACCTGCCCGATGTTGCCGCTGCATTCATGCTCATGTTTGCACGGCTCGGTACGATGATCATGCTGCTGCCGGCACTCGGGGAAAGTACCATCCCGACACGTTTCAGGCTGACGATCGCCTTGGCACTGACGCTCGTGCTCTATCCCGTGGCAGCGCCGCAATATCCCGACGGACTGACCGAGAACGCGCCCCGTCTGGCGATGCTGCTGTTCGGCGAACTGGCGATCGGGTTCGGCATCGGCCTGTGCGGGAAAATGATCACCGCCGTCCTTCAGATTGCCGGCGTCGTCATGGCCAACCAGTCGGGTCTTGCATTCGCGCTGGGGACCGACATTGCCAACGAGGGGCAACAGGGCGCGCTCTACGGCAATTTCCTCTCGATCCTGGGTATCACGCTGGTGTTCGTCACGGACACGCATTACCTGGTCATCGCCGCCCTGCATGACAGCTTCACGATCTTTCCGCCCGGCATGGCCCCGTCCGTCGGCGATTTTTCCCAGAATGCGGCGGAAACGGTCGCTCACGTGTTTTCGATCGCGGTGCGCATGAGCGCACCCTTCCTCGTTGTCGGTCTGGTGTTCTATTTCGGCCTCGGCCTGCTGAACAAGCTGATGCCGCAGATGCAGATCTTCTTCATCGCAATGCCCGTGAACATCGCGATCGGGTTTTTCCTTCTCATGGCGCTGGTTGCGACGCTGATGATGTTCTATCTGGAGCATTTTCAGGAGTCGCTCGGCAAGTTCATTGTGGGATGA
- a CDS encoding flagellar biosynthetic protein FliO: MYNWIETTFNVSGGVTQAIAVILALSVVLLLFGLFIFVLKRLMGGQTSQNRNRQPRIAVMDTASVDTRRRLVLIRRDNIEHLLLVGGPSDVVVEQNIIRNTPLTQARPGHPAPAGLAGTAPVRGPMAPGPDIPVRPDDLVAQSEPVPPPAAQARPPASPARSTPSMQSPSASARPQTAEPDQPSAPASRDRPDLASPGLNTPSPAMAPAEAPVKSADAGKAAATVQADAPHRGPNRAADLLRAATQNGFGRNPSKAPALAREEDPKQAENAPAVRPAAKPSSLSQPAESGKPVSRLSSLARPFSPRDRPSYGTQSITPPASGPAARAKTALLKPLESPQQQSKVEPVLAAAPVKVAAEAADPVTGAEVTQKSDSQSERTSMSPAVSLPATDTAPSAVSVDNAGAENADGEELPAAPLDGPSQAGQGQVHGTEASTPDQDEPGNMPAQPASEPHPDIAAEKSPAPGIELDMSDLLEPPAASAEAQVETAEPARTEGTAPVPAPQETEAPGKEPEEPHSPLGDASPVAGEGEIKKTVEPVRTAPRPTTGLGDKNPIEDEMAKILDELGGQPN; this comes from the coding sequence ATGTACAACTGGATTGAAACGACATTCAACGTGAGCGGAGGCGTCACGCAGGCCATAGCCGTCATTCTGGCGCTTTCAGTGGTTCTGCTGCTTTTCGGTCTCTTCATTTTCGTCCTCAAGCGCCTCATGGGCGGTCAGACATCGCAGAACCGTAACCGGCAGCCGCGCATAGCCGTGATGGACACCGCGTCCGTCGATACGCGGCGGCGCCTCGTCCTCATTCGGCGCGACAATATCGAGCATCTGCTCCTGGTCGGCGGCCCCAGCGACGTCGTCGTCGAGCAGAACATCATTCGCAACACGCCCCTGACGCAGGCCCGCCCGGGCCACCCGGCGCCAGCCGGTCTCGCAGGCACGGCTCCGGTCAGGGGACCGATGGCACCCGGCCCCGACATTCCGGTGCGACCGGATGATCTCGTCGCCCAGAGCGAGCCCGTGCCGCCGCCGGCCGCACAGGCAAGGCCACCTGCGTCTCCCGCACGGTCGACCCCGTCCATGCAATCGCCGTCCGCTTCGGCCCGGCCACAAACGGCGGAGCCGGATCAGCCCTCCGCCCCGGCATCGCGGGACAGACCCGACCTCGCCTCGCCCGGCCTCAACACGCCGTCGCCTGCAATGGCTCCAGCCGAAGCACCGGTCAAAAGCGCCGATGCCGGAAAGGCCGCGGCAACCGTGCAGGCGGATGCCCCCCATCGCGGTCCCAACCGCGCTGCGGACCTGCTCCGGGCAGCGACCCAGAACGGTTTCGGCAGAAACCCTTCAAAGGCCCCCGCACTCGCCAGGGAAGAAGATCCGAAGCAGGCCGAAAACGCACCTGCTGTGCGTCCCGCCGCCAAGCCCTCAAGCCTGTCCCAGCCGGCGGAGAGCGGAAAACCCGTCTCAAGGCTGAGTTCCCTGGCACGGCCGTTTTCACCGCGCGACCGGCCCTCCTACGGCACGCAATCGATCACGCCGCCCGCGTCCGGCCCCGCCGCCCGCGCCAAGACAGCCTTGCTGAAGCCTCTCGAGAGCCCGCAGCAGCAGAGCAAGGTCGAACCGGTTTTGGCGGCTGCACCGGTCAAGGTCGCGGCAGAGGCAGCCGACCCCGTCACCGGTGCCGAAGTCACTCAAAAAAGCGACTCGCAATCCGAAAGGACATCGATGTCGCCGGCCGTTTCACTGCCTGCCACCGACACCGCGCCGTCAGCAGTATCCGTGGACAACGCCGGCGCGGAAAACGCGGACGGTGAAGAGCTGCCGGCCGCACCCCTCGACGGTCCATCGCAGGCAGGGCAAGGGCAAGTCCACGGGACCGAAGCCTCGACGCCCGACCAGGATGAGCCGGGCAACATGCCGGCCCAGCCGGCCTCGGAGCCGCATCCGGACATAGCCGCCGAAAAATCCCCGGCGCCCGGAATAGAGCTCGACATGAGCGACCTTCTGGAACCCCCTGCCGCCTCGGCCGAAGCGCAGGTGGAAACCGCGGAACCCGCCAGGACCGAAGGAACCGCTCCCGTCCCGGCTCCCCAGGAAACCGAAGCACCGGGGAAAGAACCCGAAGAGCCGCACTCCCCCCTTGGGGATGCCTCCCCCGTTGCTGGAGAAGGTGAGATCAAAAAGACGGTCGAGCCGGTCCGGACAGCTCCGCGGCCGACCACCGGTCTTGGCGACAAGAACCCGATAGAAGATGAGATGGCGAAAATTCTCGATGAATTGGGCGGGCAGCCAAACTGA
- the flgB gene encoding flagellar basal body rod protein FlgB has translation MAVTDLPLFQALKSKMQWHQARQGVLAENIANADTPGYQSRDVKAYSFQEHIGRQSFGLETATTKAGHIATTISGQGKVEAEEHETFEITPSGNSVNLEEQMMKITANQMDYQAATTLYTKGLGLIRKALSKSV, from the coding sequence ATGGCCGTGACGGATCTGCCCCTGTTCCAGGCGCTGAAATCGAAGATGCAGTGGCATCAGGCCCGCCAGGGCGTGCTTGCGGAAAACATCGCCAACGCCGATACGCCCGGCTACCAGTCGCGCGACGTGAAGGCCTATTCCTTCCAGGAGCATATCGGGCGGCAGTCATTCGGGCTCGAGACGGCGACAACGAAGGCCGGGCACATCGCGACGACGATTTCCGGACAGGGCAAGGTCGAGGCGGAAGAACATGAAACGTTCGAGATCACGCCGAGCGGCAACAGCGTCAACCTGGAAGAGCAGATGATGAAGATCACCGCCAACCAGATGGACTATCAGGCCGCAACCACCCTCTACACCAAGGGGCTCGGCCTGATCCGCAAGGCCCTGTCGAAGAGCGTCTGA
- the fliQ gene encoding flagellar biosynthesis protein FliQ, with translation MTGGEVLDVAREAVWTMIFVASPIMIVGLLVGVVIALFQALTQIQEMTLVFVPKILAIFVTILITLPFMAQLLQSFMGRVTEMILASG, from the coding sequence ATGACTGGCGGTGAGGTTTTGGACGTCGCCCGCGAGGCGGTCTGGACCATGATCTTCGTGGCATCACCGATCATGATCGTCGGTCTGCTTGTCGGCGTCGTGATCGCACTGTTTCAGGCGCTCACGCAGATCCAGGAAATGACGCTGGTCTTCGTGCCGAAGATTCTCGCGATTTTCGTTACCATTCTCATCACGCTGCCTTTCATGGCGCAGCTGCTCCAGTCGTTCATGGGGCGCGTGACCGAGATGATCCTGGCCTCCGGCTAG
- the flgC gene encoding flagellar basal body rod protein FlgC, which yields MDLIKSLFISASGLKAQNGRMRVIAENIANANSTARTPDEDPYRRKIPTFKSHFDRELQANTVELGKLAEDTTEFKTVHMPGHPAADEKGFVKQPNVNTLIETTDMREAQRSYEANLNVIDTTRKMLQRTIDILRA from the coding sequence ATGGACCTGATCAAATCGCTGTTCATCTCCGCGAGCGGACTGAAGGCCCAAAACGGGCGCATGCGTGTGATCGCAGAGAACATCGCCAATGCGAACTCGACGGCCAGGACGCCCGACGAGGACCCTTACCGGCGCAAGATCCCGACCTTCAAGTCGCATTTTGACAGGGAGCTCCAGGCAAACACGGTGGAACTCGGCAAGCTCGCGGAAGACACGACGGAGTTCAAGACCGTGCACATGCCCGGGCATCCGGCCGCCGACGAAAAGGGGTTCGTGAAGCAGCCCAATGTCAACACCCTCATAGAAACCACGGACATGCGCGAAGCGCAGCGGTCCTACGAGGCCAACCTGAACGTGATCGACACCACCCGCAAGATGCTGCAGCGGACGATCGATATCCTGCGCGCGTAA
- a CDS encoding DUF6468 domain-containing protein → MSTLPLGMIIEGLVAVLLVITIGYCWTLNRRLQRLRADEEVLRATISELMTATEIAERAILGLKTTAANADKTLGSRLKQAETMSHTLASQLGEGEKVFTKISQIADAARSASPHREAMPQNGPQNGPQNGPQNGMHAPQPSLEPQYYAPLPEEPARQAPAVEPERRRSSRTSDIRSAAAEATARLEQFRKRNGAAA, encoded by the coding sequence ATGAGCACTTTGCCACTCGGGATGATCATCGAAGGGCTGGTCGCGGTCCTGCTCGTGATCACGATCGGCTATTGCTGGACGCTGAACCGCAGGCTGCAGCGGCTGCGTGCGGACGAGGAAGTGCTGCGGGCCACGATTTCGGAGCTGATGACGGCCACTGAAATCGCCGAGCGCGCGATACTGGGCCTGAAGACCACCGCGGCCAACGCCGACAAGACTTTGGGCAGTCGTCTTAAGCAAGCGGAAACCATGTCTCACACGCTTGCTTCCCAACTCGGTGAGGGAGAGAAAGTCTTTACCAAGATATCGCAGATTGCGGATGCTGCCCGGTCGGCGTCGCCTCATCGTGAAGCCATGCCGCAAAACGGGCCGCAAAACGGGCCGCAAAACGGGCCGCAGAACGGGATGCACGCGCCCCAGCCTTCGCTGGAGCCCCAGTATTACGCGCCCTTGCCGGAAGAACCTGCGCGACAGGCCCCGGCGGTCGAACCGGAGCGACGGCGCAGCAGCCGGACCTCCGATATCCGGAGCGCTGCCGCGGAAGCGACCGCGCGCCTTGAGCAATTCCGCAAACGGAATGGTGCCGCTGCATGA
- a CDS encoding DUF2336 domain-containing protein: MFDQLDRAARYELVVRLAKTDRIIPDLADRLAQEDYELSEPVIECSPMISQGALDKLAKNGGNDKRLSVARRADLTEEITDTLIARASRNVVHALLDNLEAPFSVKGTLALLIFANTEAEVLAGIARRAMKDEEFLETQMYVLETNCPLIPVPLKKALESGDLERLAKSIDELQRDGDIELDGVHYSRHEASIQIANGELSFDAILRTLFEQDRIDAAIWLISRKINLADDVVADTLKSDADGAIMRLMLQTGIHEKTYRDFLKARCEWLDRSTRSIPALVMRYKAELKKPRQTAIPVTETQKAVN, from the coding sequence GTGTTCGACCAGCTTGACCGAGCCGCGCGGTACGAGCTGGTGGTCCGCCTGGCCAAGACCGACCGCATCATCCCCGATCTTGCGGACCGCCTCGCACAGGAAGACTACGAGCTCTCGGAACCTGTCATCGAATGTTCTCCGATGATCAGCCAGGGCGCCCTCGACAAGCTGGCCAAGAACGGCGGCAACGACAAGCGCCTGTCCGTGGCGCGCCGCGCGGACCTGACCGAAGAGATCACGGACACGCTGATTGCGCGCGCCAGCCGCAACGTGGTCCATGCCCTGCTCGACAATTTGGAAGCTCCGTTCTCGGTCAAGGGAACCCTCGCGCTGCTGATCTTCGCCAACACGGAAGCCGAGGTTCTTGCCGGCATCGCGCGGCGCGCCATGAAGGATGAAGAGTTCCTGGAAACCCAGATGTATGTTCTGGAGACCAACTGTCCCCTGATCCCGGTCCCTCTCAAGAAGGCATTGGAATCGGGTGACCTGGAACGGCTTGCCAAGTCGATCGACGAACTCCAGCGGGACGGCGACATCGAACTCGACGGCGTGCACTACTCCCGGCATGAGGCCAGCATCCAGATCGCCAATGGCGAATTGTCCTTCGACGCCATCTTGCGCACCTTGTTCGAACAGGACCGCATCGACGCCGCCATCTGGCTGATCAGCCGCAAGATCAACCTTGCGGATGACGTGGTCGCGGACACCCTGAAGTCGGACGCCGACGGCGCAATCATGCGCCTCATGCTGCAGACGGGCATTCACGAAAAGACCTATCGCGACTTCCTGAAGGCCCGCTGCGAGTGGCTCGACCGCAGCACGAGGTCGATCCCCGCACTGGTCATGCGCTACAAGGCCGAACTGAAGAAACCGCGTCAGACCGCGATTCCCGTTACGGAAACCCAGAAGGCCGTCAACTGA
- the flhB gene encoding flagellar biosynthesis protein FlhB: MADETDQSEKTEDPTQKRLKEAHDKGDVPKSQEVSTWFTLAGATLMIAILAPGAATALGDLMKGYLEHAHQMPIDGHALRVLWRDTGQSVAIIVAVPLLALVIMAVAGNLVQHQPLFTTETIKPKLSKVSPLSGFKRLFSADSLVNFAKGMAKIMIVGAVMVAVMWPHKDEADVIIFADPSVILQEARVLILQCLAAILAVMTVVAAADFIYQKNKWWNKQKMSLREIKEEFKQTEGDPQVKGKIRQLRMERSRKRMMAAVPAATVVVTNPTHFAVALKYEEGMGAPLCLAKGTDAVALKMREIAKEHDVPVVENPPLARALYATVDIDQEVPEEHYKAVAEVIGFVFRMRKRAKWRSN, encoded by the coding sequence ATGGCTGACGAGACCGATCAATCGGAGAAAACCGAGGACCCCACGCAAAAGCGCTTGAAGGAAGCGCATGACAAGGGGGACGTACCGAAATCGCAGGAAGTCAGCACCTGGTTTACCCTGGCCGGGGCGACGCTGATGATCGCCATTCTGGCTCCGGGCGCCGCGACCGCGCTCGGCGACCTCATGAAAGGCTATCTGGAACACGCGCATCAGATGCCCATCGACGGCCATGCGCTGAGGGTTCTTTGGCGCGACACCGGGCAATCGGTCGCCATCATCGTCGCTGTGCCGTTGCTGGCGCTGGTGATCATGGCGGTCGCCGGCAATCTTGTGCAGCACCAGCCGTTGTTCACGACGGAGACCATCAAGCCGAAACTGTCCAAGGTCTCGCCGCTCTCCGGTTTCAAGCGCCTGTTTTCCGCAGACAGTCTGGTGAACTTCGCCAAGGGCATGGCAAAGATCATGATTGTCGGTGCGGTGATGGTGGCCGTGATGTGGCCGCACAAGGATGAGGCGGACGTCATCATCTTCGCGGATCCGAGCGTGATCCTGCAAGAGGCGCGGGTGCTGATCCTGCAGTGTCTTGCAGCCATCCTGGCCGTGATGACGGTCGTTGCCGCCGCGGACTTCATCTACCAGAAGAACAAGTGGTGGAACAAACAGAAGATGTCGCTGCGCGAGATCAAGGAAGAGTTCAAGCAGACGGAAGGTGACCCGCAGGTCAAGGGCAAGATCCGTCAGCTCAGAATGGAGCGGTCGCGCAAGCGCATGATGGCGGCAGTTCCGGCGGCAACCGTCGTGGTGACCAACCCGACCCACTTTGCTGTTGCACTGAAATACGAGGAGGGCATGGGCGCGCCCCTGTGCCTTGCCAAGGGGACGGATGCCGTTGCGCTCAAAATGCGCGAGATCGCAAAGGAACACGACGTGCCGGTGGTCGAAAATCCGCCACTTGCCCGGGCACTTTATGCGACAGTCGATATCGACCAGGAAGTTCCGGAAGAGCACTACAAGGCAGTTGCGGAGGTCATCGGCTTCGTCTTCCGCATGCGCAAACGCGCAAAATGGCGGTCGAACTGA